A single window of Athene noctua chromosome 1, bAthNoc1.hap1.1, whole genome shotgun sequence DNA harbors:
- the TMEM200A gene encoding transmembrane protein 200A: protein MIATGGVITGLAALKRQDSARSQQHVNLATAPASEEKRPVRRRPRADVVIVRGKIRLYSPSGFFLVLGVLIAFFGIAMAILGYWPQKEQLLGSEDNLPVNETQILRSEGSILFRFFEQHVHSDKMKMLGPFTMGIGIFIFICANAILHENRDKETKIIHMRDIYSTVIDIHTLRIKEQKQLSGAFTGLLGEGELRHSGSSCASRLAANTVAPFSGFKSNFRMDSSAEEDEITLNEDRTTGSLLPPLLTEQSGSVFGLYPHSSKASDDKNTSSIKCETKSIVSSSISAFTLPVIKLNNCVIDEPSIDNITEDSEITRSRSRNLSMDSLAIPLTDTNESYRPAAAMLPRHNSFVDTPSDQFKSSMTLGPNTGKLLSPGAARKQFGSNTSLHLLSSHSKSLDLDRGPSTLTVQAEQRKHPSWPRLDRSNSKGYMKLENKEDPMDRLLVPQAAVKKDFTNKEKLLMISRSHNNLSFEHDEFLSNNLKRGTSETRF, encoded by the coding sequence ATGATAGCAACCGGAGGAGTCATAACAGGACTGGCTGCCTTAAAAAGGCAAGACTCTGCCAGATCTCAGCAACATGTAAATCTTGCCACAGCACCAGCTTCTGAGGAGAAGAGACCAGTTAGACGTCGTCCCAGGGCAGATGTAGTAATTGTTAGGGGCAAAATCCGTCTCTATTCTCCATCAGGATTCTTCCTTGTTTTGGGAGTGCTTATCGCATTCTTTGGAATTGCAATGGCCATCCTTGGATACTGGCCACAAAAGGAGCAGCTTTTAGGATCTGAAGATAATCTACCTGTAAATGAAACCCAGATCCTGAGAAGCGAAGGAAGCATTTTATTTCGTTTCTTTGAACAGCATGTGCACTcagataaaatgaaaatgctgGGCCCTTTTACTATGGGCATTGgaatcttcatttttatttgtgcAAATGCCATTCTGCATGAAAACCGtgacaaggaaacaaaaatcataCACATGAGAGACATATACTCGACTGTAATAGACATCCACACTCTGCGGATCAAGGAACAAAAGCAGCTGAGTGGTGCCTTCACTGGCTTGTTGGGGGAAGGAGAGCTGAGGCACAGCGGGAGCTCGTGTGCATCACGGCTGGCTGCGAACACGGTTGCGCCTTTCTCTGGCTTCAAGAGCAATTTTCGAATGGATAGTTCTGCTGAAGAAGATGAGATTACCCTAAATGAAGACAGGACCACTGGTAGCCTCCTGCCACCTCTGCTGACTGAGCAATCTGGTTCAGTCTTTGGACTTTACCCTCACTCGAGCAAGGCTTCAGATGACAAAAACACTAGCTCTATAAAGTGTGAAACAAAATCCATTGTATCATCTTCCATTAGTGCTTTCACACTGCCAGTAATTAAACTGAATAACTGTGTTATTGATGAGCCCAGTATAGACAACATAACTGAGGACTCAGAGATCACTAGGAGTCGGTCTAGAAATCTGTCGATGGATTCTCTGGCCATTCCACTCACTGATACCAATGAATCCTACAGACCGGCCGCTGCCATGCTGCCACGACACAATTCGTTTGTGGACACTCCATCTGATCAGTTCAAATCTTCTATGACTCTCGGACCAAACACTGGAAAGCTTTTATCCCCTGGCGCTGCCAGGAAACAGTTTGGGTCCAACACATCTTTGCATCTTCTGTCTTCACATTCGAAGTCCCTGGACTTGGACAGGGGTCCGTCTACGCTCACTGTCCAAGCTGAACAAAGGAAACACCCCAGCTGGCCCAGACTGGATCGGAGCAACAGTAAGGGATATATGAAACTAGAAAACAAAGAGGACCCAATGGATAGGTTACTTGTGCCACAAGCAGCAGTCAAGAAAGACTTTACTAATAAGGAAAAGCTTCTTATGATATCAAGATCTCACAATAATTTGAGTTTTGAACATGATGAGTTTTTGAGTAACAACCTGAAGCGAGGAACttcagaaacaagattttaa